The proteins below come from a single Ruegeria sp. THAF33 genomic window:
- a CDS encoding helix-turn-helix domain-containing protein codes for MPKLTQDQLAERWHMSPRTLEQWRWLGKGPRFLKIGARVLYDEGVIEAFEEAQVCQNTCGPISGEGV; via the coding sequence ATGCCCAAGTTGACACAAGATCAGCTGGCGGAGCGGTGGCACATGTCGCCGCGGACGCTGGAGCAGTGGCGCTGGCTCGGAAAGGGCCCCAGGTTTTTGAAGATCGGCGCGCGCGTTTTATACGATGAAGGCGTGATCGAAGCCTTTGAGGAGGCGCAGGTCTGCCAGAATACATGCGGACCGATTTCCGGGGAGGGTGTGTAA
- a CDS encoding potassium channel family protein, which yields MILWASVFYRYVEGWSWLDSIYFSVVTISTVGFGDFSPETAAGKIFTIFYIIVGLGIFVTAATTVADTILSQDDKQEDN from the coding sequence ATGATCCTCTGGGCGTCGGTGTTTTACCGTTATGTCGAAGGTTGGAGCTGGCTTGACTCTATCTATTTTTCTGTTGTGACAATTTCGACCGTTGGGTTCGGTGACTTTTCTCCTGAAACAGCGGCAGGGAAAATATTTACAATTTTCTACATCATCGTTGGGCTCGGTATCTTCGTGACTGCAGCGACTACGGTGGCAGATACAATCCTGTCCCAGGACGACAAGCAAGAGGACAACTAG
- a CDS encoding helix-turn-helix domain-containing protein, producing the protein MAKSFPSHKVKSHLVYTVWEVADVLSCHRQTVIRWIGNNGLAADTSSKPWLIEGHVIKDFLGQRQRKTRCKLALHHCYCLSCRGPREPDGKIADYVQETASSGRLTALCPTCGAVMNKIIRRSDLEAIQAKLEVTLQQASPRLVSCTEPHSRVTLKEEPETHAKTHLG; encoded by the coding sequence ATGGCAAAGTCCTTCCCCTCACACAAAGTCAAATCGCACCTTGTCTACACAGTCTGGGAGGTGGCGGACGTTTTGAGCTGTCATCGCCAGACCGTCATTCGCTGGATTGGGAACAACGGACTTGCGGCTGATACCAGCAGCAAGCCCTGGTTGATCGAAGGACATGTGATCAAGGACTTCCTCGGACAAAGACAACGCAAGACGCGGTGCAAGTTGGCATTGCATCACTGCTACTGCCTCAGCTGCAGAGGTCCGCGCGAACCCGACGGCAAGATCGCTGACTATGTTCAGGAAACAGCTTCCAGCGGCCGCCTAACAGCCCTCTGTCCGACGTGTGGTGCGGTCATGAACAAGATCATTCGCCGTTCAGATCTGGAAGCCATTCAGGCCAAACTGGAGGTCACACTTCAACAAGCCTCCCCAAGATTAGTGTCCTGTACCGAACCCCATTCAAGAGTGACCTTGAAAGAGGAGCCCGAGACCCATGCCAAAACACACCTCGGATAA
- a CDS encoding site-specific integrase, giving the protein MPKHTSDNLRIKRKHLVWLKDAKGLSQSSIDKAAASIAIYDRWLKGKDYRAFHSERARAFKRHLQGLRNDRTGASLSPATINGVLRDVMKFFDWMADQPGYKSRISRADIAYLTPDRKSEQARRGTLWKPHPSPEQVERLLSEMPIETVIQRRDRALIAFLFLTGSREGAAITVRLRHVDLANKCVQFDGRSVDTKFGKSFTTSFFPFGDDVERILRDWITELRQDHLFSDTDPLFPKTRVAVGPSRRFEAVGIAREPWAGPSSAARIFKQSFVNAGLPPFSPHRVRDTIAELAKLHCRTPEDYKAWSQNMGHDDVMTTFSSYGSVSPGRQVELMGRFRRRGPLPDEDAVID; this is encoded by the coding sequence ATGCCAAAACACACCTCGGATAACCTGCGCATCAAGCGCAAACACCTTGTCTGGCTGAAGGACGCAAAGGGGTTGTCGCAATCTTCGATCGACAAAGCCGCAGCGTCGATTGCCATCTATGACAGATGGCTCAAAGGTAAGGATTACAGGGCGTTCCATTCAGAAAGGGCGCGCGCGTTCAAACGCCATCTGCAAGGTCTACGCAATGACCGCACAGGCGCTTCATTGTCGCCTGCCACGATCAACGGCGTGCTGCGCGACGTCATGAAGTTCTTTGACTGGATGGCGGACCAACCGGGGTACAAGTCCAGGATCTCCCGCGCCGACATTGCCTATCTCACACCGGATCGCAAATCGGAACAGGCCCGTCGCGGCACCCTTTGGAAACCGCATCCGTCTCCCGAACAGGTTGAACGCCTGTTGTCTGAGATGCCCATAGAAACAGTCATCCAGCGCCGTGATCGTGCGCTGATCGCCTTCTTGTTTCTGACCGGATCACGTGAAGGTGCCGCCATCACCGTGCGGCTGCGTCATGTCGATCTAGCCAATAAATGCGTTCAGTTTGACGGCCGTTCCGTGGATACAAAGTTTGGAAAGTCCTTCACGACCAGTTTCTTTCCCTTCGGTGATGATGTCGAAAGGATTCTGCGAGACTGGATCACGGAGCTTCGTCAGGACCATCTTTTCTCGGACACGGATCCTCTGTTCCCAAAGACACGCGTCGCTGTTGGCCCGTCCAGACGGTTTGAGGCAGTAGGTATCGCGCGCGAGCCGTGGGCCGGCCCGTCGTCTGCGGCCAGGATCTTCAAGCAATCTTTCGTCAACGCCGGGCTGCCACCGTTTTCGCCGCACCGCGTGCGAGATACGATCGCAGAGCTGGCAAAACTTCACTGCAGGACACCAGAGGACTATAAAGCCTGGTCGCAGAATATGGGACACGACGACGTGATGACGACGTTCAGCTCCTATGGTTCTGTTTCACCTGGCCGTCAGGTCGAACTGATGGGGCGGTTTCGCCGCCGTGGACCGTTGCCAGACGAGGACGCGGTTATTGATTAA